From Streptomyces durmitorensis, a single genomic window includes:
- the ssuE gene encoding NADPH-dependent FMN reductase, whose protein sequence is MATVLALSGSPSRASRTALLAEHTTADLRVRGHRTHVLALRDLPATPLLTADIHDPSIARAVNLVAEADALVVATPIYKAAYSGLLKTFLDLLPQHAFTGKPVLPLATGGSPAHVLALDYALRPVLTALGAQVCQGRFVLDRHLTTAPDGAMTVDHDDERQLTRVIDQFDLALPSRAHLTAA, encoded by the coding sequence TCGCCCTGTCCGGCAGCCCCTCCCGTGCGTCCCGTACCGCCCTCCTGGCCGAGCACACCACCGCGGACCTGCGGGTCCGCGGACACCGCACCCATGTACTGGCCCTGCGCGACCTGCCCGCGACACCGCTACTCACCGCGGACATCCATGACCCGTCCATCGCCCGCGCCGTGAATCTGGTCGCCGAGGCCGACGCCCTCGTCGTGGCCACCCCCATCTACAAGGCCGCCTACTCCGGCCTGCTCAAGACCTTCCTCGACCTGCTGCCCCAGCACGCGTTCACCGGGAAACCGGTGCTCCCCCTGGCCACCGGCGGCAGCCCGGCCCACGTCCTGGCCCTCGACTACGCCCTGCGCCCGGTCCTCACCGCGCTCGGCGCCCAGGTCTGTCAGGGCCGGTTCGTCCTGGACCGGCACCTCACGACCGCCCCGGACGGCGCGATGACCGTCGACCACGACGACGAGAGGCAACTGACCCGCGTCATCGACCAGTTCGACCTCGCTCTCCCGTCCCGCGCACACCTGACCGCCGCCTGA
- a CDS encoding MFS transporter: MAHLSRTPIRTPPTAALAPSISAVQKRTLTVLLVSQVLSGLGLAAGVTVAGLLAGQMLHNTSLSGLPIALLTAGSAGAAVVIGRLSQRLGRRPGLAAGYLTGALGGAGVVAAAALDSPALLFISLFLYGAGTTSNLQARYAGADLAAPHQRARATSTVIVATTVGGIAGPLLAAPAGHLATALHLPELTGLFLLSTVAFTLAALTLLVWLRPDPLVLARTLPAVSGESTSADSPARSGPGLLIGVLVLVLSQLVMVAVMTMTPIHMHAHGFGTAASGLVIALHTGSMYLPSPLAGRLVDRFGATAMSVVTAGTLLTAGVVAALAPGHSFALITLALVLLGVGWSFGLVTGTAIVTNSTSLTTRAKVQGLVDVAIAIAGAVGGLASGIVVAATSYPILAVLCGALAFVATPAAIVAAHKSTKRA, from the coding sequence ATGGCCCACCTGTCCCGCACTCCCATCCGCACCCCGCCCACCGCCGCTCTCGCTCCCTCCATATCCGCGGTGCAAAAGCGCACCCTGACCGTGCTGCTCGTCTCCCAGGTCCTCAGCGGTCTCGGCCTCGCCGCCGGTGTCACCGTCGCCGGGCTGCTGGCCGGGCAGATGCTCCACAACACCTCCCTGTCCGGACTGCCCATCGCTCTGCTCACCGCCGGCTCCGCCGGCGCCGCCGTCGTCATCGGACGCCTCTCCCAGCGCCTCGGCCGCCGCCCCGGACTGGCCGCCGGATACCTCACCGGCGCCCTCGGCGGCGCCGGCGTCGTCGCCGCGGCCGCGCTCGACAGCCCCGCGCTGCTCTTCATCTCCCTCTTCCTGTACGGCGCCGGCACCACGTCCAACCTCCAGGCCCGCTACGCCGGAGCCGACCTCGCCGCACCCCACCAGCGCGCCCGCGCCACCTCCACCGTCATCGTCGCCACCACCGTCGGCGGCATCGCCGGCCCCCTGCTCGCCGCCCCCGCCGGACACCTGGCGACCGCGCTCCACCTGCCCGAGCTGACCGGCCTGTTCCTCCTCTCCACGGTCGCGTTCACGCTGGCCGCACTCACCCTCCTCGTATGGCTGCGCCCCGACCCGCTGGTACTCGCCCGCACCCTGCCCGCGGTCTCAGGCGAGAGCACATCCGCGGACTCCCCCGCCCGGTCCGGCCCCGGCCTGCTCATCGGCGTCCTGGTCCTCGTCCTCAGCCAGCTCGTCATGGTCGCCGTGATGACCATGACCCCTATCCACATGCACGCCCACGGCTTCGGCACCGCCGCGTCCGGCCTCGTCATCGCCCTGCACACGGGTTCCATGTACCTGCCGTCGCCGCTGGCCGGCCGCCTCGTCGACCGATTCGGCGCCACTGCGATGAGCGTTGTAACGGCCGGCACGCTGCTCACCGCGGGCGTAGTCGCCGCCCTCGCACCCGGCCACTCCTTCGCCCTGATCACCCTCGCCCTCGTCCTTCTCGGCGTCGGCTGGAGCTTCGGCCTGGTCACCGGCACCGCGATCGTCACCAACAGCACATCCCTGACAACCCGGGCCAAGGTGCAGGGACTGGTCGACGTCGCCATCGCCATCGCGGGCGCCGTCGGCGGCCTGGCCTCCGGCATCGTCGTCGCCGCCACCAGCTACCCGATCCTCGCCGTCCTGTGCGGCGCCCTCGCCTTTGTGGCGACACCTGCGGCCATCGTCGCGGCCCACAAGAGCACCAAGCGCGCCTGA
- a CDS encoding ATP-binding protein → MVWNTLDANATLVGVELHRDWDAITQIVVTDNGHDMTPERARAAFKGYGETVRPTSMQRPLHGKRPRESRFPRSERFCWGRLGGAGGTRTYSGDASHLRFSWRSGHINLFPSGCVPLDPTPADAVQRSLHASAATRNR, encoded by the coding sequence CTGGTGTGGAACACCCTGGACGCAAACGCGACGCTGGTCGGCGTCGAATTGCACCGAGACTGGGATGCCATCACTCAGATCGTCGTGACCGACAACGGTCACGACATGACGCCCGAGCGGGCCCGCGCCGCGTTCAAGGGATATGGCGAGACCGTTCGCCCCACCTCCATGCAGCGCCCACTGCACGGAAAACGCCCCCGAGAATCGCGTTTCCCCAGGTCAGAACGATTCTGTTGGGGTCGGCTCGGTGGGGCGGGTGGGACTCGAACCTATTCCGGTGACGCTTCTCACCTGCGGTTTTCTTGGCGAAGCGGGCATATCAACCTGTTTCCGTCCGGCTGCGTCCCGCTCGATCCGACTCCAGCGGATGCGGTGCAGCGTTCGCTGCACGCATCCGCTGCGACGCGAAACCGCTGA
- a CDS encoding ASCH domain-containing protein: MSLHPRYASAILDGRKSVELRRQRVAVPPGTKVILYATSPVMALVGTATVTEVQIGSPSEIWKTHKEHGAISRRDYLAYMKGAEQASALLLDAVRSFSEPVPLAHLRAGGSFHPPQSYRYVDPETLRGWVLGHPTAEEVLQGTSSQPAAGETKSAATNRSQRGEGSPLGGSMVFARHVAA; the protein is encoded by the coding sequence ATGTCCCTCCACCCTCGCTATGCGTCGGCCATCTTGGACGGAAGGAAGTCCGTCGAACTGCGTCGCCAACGCGTCGCAGTGCCGCCGGGAACGAAGGTCATCCTCTATGCCACATCGCCCGTGATGGCCTTGGTGGGCACCGCAACCGTCACTGAGGTGCAGATCGGGTCGCCATCCGAGATCTGGAAGACGCACAAGGAACATGGTGCTATCAGCCGCCGTGACTACCTCGCCTATATGAAAGGCGCAGAACAGGCGTCAGCCCTGCTCCTCGATGCGGTTAGGTCCTTCTCCGAGCCAGTTCCGCTGGCCCATCTCCGTGCGGGCGGCTCGTTCCACCCGCCTCAGAGCTATCGCTACGTTGACCCCGAAACGCTGCGTGGCTGGGTCCTGGGGCACCCGACAGCAGAAGAAGTACTCCAAGGAACCAGCTCACAGCCAGCAGCCGGTGAGACCAAGTCCGCAGCGACGAACCGGTCACAACGAGGTGAGGGTTCACCCCTGGGCGGCAGCATGGTATTTGCCCGACATGTAGCAGCCTGA
- a CDS encoding GNAT family N-acetyltransferase, with protein MQKPTSSSATQVVIKPVGARDEQLLAAIVELGDRFNKTLGFMPPAAYAQAAAENRLLAAMAGRKLVGYTLFSLPRQQIRLTHLCVDPDSRGQGIGRLLVDEISARHHDRSGIVLKCRKDYGYDAMWRQLGFEARNEVDGRGKDRKPLVVWSRDHNHPHLFSDLESTALLSVAMDCNVFADLHSSGERHGAQESRTLTSDWLAGLVDLAVLPQLKAEIGKITDSAERRRQLQATHGYTEPSVSRNDADRLIEELRSAVQAHIGDKRQLSQNDLRDLRYVAESSASGILFLVTRDEFLASLSDIAMSVCQVRILRPSDIVLHVDELTRAQVYQPGDLLGTSLTVQSIPAGQEQGHLVFLNKAAGERRNGFVAELRRLATHPARWVRQQVVDAEGTIAAIYGYGVRDGQLVVPLLRVLDGHPMHQTLARQILFRLRDHCRRSGVRLLSLTDSHLQPSVRIAAGEDGFREHDKALVTLVLDVCAEAQTVDEQAQSAAALIGLQVSAVPAAMPAAAAAALERAWWPAKITDSQLPCFLVPIQPLWSSDLFGVPSALTPRADHLGISREHVYYRAARSHGEKVPARILWYASSDKNQSVSAVIACSSFDTTVVDTGRSLYNRFRHLGVWGLDDILRACGDRGQARALLFSDTEIFPRPVGLHKVQSLAAQRGHPLGVQSIFALTPDLFSAIYQEGQPAQ; from the coding sequence ATGCAGAAGCCGACCTCTTCATCCGCAACACAGGTAGTCATCAAGCCCGTTGGGGCCCGCGACGAGCAGCTCCTGGCCGCGATCGTGGAACTCGGCGACCGCTTCAACAAGACCCTGGGATTCATGCCGCCTGCTGCATACGCGCAGGCGGCTGCGGAGAACCGATTGCTTGCCGCGATGGCCGGCCGGAAGCTCGTCGGGTACACCCTCTTTTCGCTACCCCGACAACAGATCCGTCTCACCCACCTGTGTGTTGATCCTGATTCCCGGGGGCAAGGCATCGGCCGCCTTCTCGTGGACGAGATCTCCGCTCGCCACCACGACCGGTCTGGCATCGTCCTCAAGTGCCGCAAGGACTACGGCTACGACGCCATGTGGCGGCAATTGGGATTCGAGGCACGCAACGAGGTCGACGGCCGCGGCAAGGACCGCAAACCCCTTGTTGTCTGGTCACGCGATCACAACCATCCGCATCTGTTCTCTGACCTTGAGTCGACCGCGCTCTTGTCCGTGGCTATGGACTGCAACGTCTTCGCAGACCTGCATTCGTCTGGAGAGCGGCACGGAGCCCAGGAGTCCCGGACACTCACCTCGGACTGGCTTGCCGGCCTGGTGGACCTCGCTGTTCTGCCGCAGCTCAAGGCCGAGATCGGCAAGATCACTGACTCTGCAGAGCGGCGGCGACAGCTCCAGGCGACCCATGGCTACACCGAGCCGAGTGTGAGCCGTAACGACGCAGACCGCCTGATCGAGGAGCTTCGGTCCGCAGTCCAGGCTCATATCGGCGACAAACGGCAGCTCTCTCAAAATGATCTCCGTGATCTGCGTTATGTCGCGGAGAGCAGTGCCAGCGGCATCCTGTTCTTGGTGACCAGGGATGAGTTCCTCGCCTCTCTTTCTGACATCGCCATGTCGGTTTGTCAGGTACGAATCCTCAGGCCCTCGGATATCGTCCTGCACGTGGACGAGCTCACCAGAGCCCAGGTCTACCAGCCTGGCGATCTCCTCGGCACTTCGCTCACGGTCCAGTCCATCCCCGCCGGACAGGAGCAAGGACACCTTGTCTTCCTCAACAAGGCGGCGGGGGAGCGCCGGAACGGGTTCGTCGCAGAACTACGTCGGCTCGCGACGCATCCGGCCCGGTGGGTCCGGCAGCAGGTGGTTGATGCCGAAGGCACCATCGCAGCTATCTACGGATATGGAGTACGCGACGGCCAGTTGGTCGTGCCGCTGCTTCGGGTTCTTGACGGCCACCCCATGCACCAAACCCTGGCCCGCCAGATCCTCTTCCGGCTGCGTGATCACTGCCGCCGTTCGGGCGTTCGCCTGTTGTCTCTCACCGACAGCCACCTTCAGCCGTCCGTACGCATCGCAGCTGGCGAGGACGGCTTCCGCGAGCACGACAAGGCGCTGGTCACACTCGTCCTGGACGTCTGTGCGGAGGCTCAGACAGTGGACGAGCAGGCACAGTCCGCAGCGGCCCTCATCGGTCTCCAGGTATCAGCCGTACCGGCTGCCATGCCGGCGGCAGCCGCTGCTGCGCTCGAGCGCGCCTGGTGGCCCGCGAAGATCACTGATTCACAGCTGCCGTGCTTTCTCGTTCCCATCCAGCCCTTGTGGTCCAGCGATCTCTTCGGCGTCCCCAGCGCGCTCACTCCCCGCGCCGATCACCTGGGCATCAGTCGCGAGCACGTCTACTACCGCGCCGCGCGCTCTCACGGTGAGAAGGTCCCTGCCCGGATCCTCTGGTACGCCAGCTCGGACAAGAACCAGTCTGTTTCAGCTGTGATCGCCTGCTCCAGTTTCGACACCACTGTCGTCGACACCGGCCGCTCCTTGTACAACCGCTTCCGGCACCTGGGAGTGTGGGGACTGGATGACATCCTGCGCGCGTGCGGTGATCGAGGCCAGGCACGGGCTCTACTGTTTTCCGACACAGAGATCTTCCCTCGACCGGTAGGGCTCCACAAAGTGCAGTCGCTGGCCGCACAGCGCGGGCACCCGCTCGGTGTTCAGTCGATCTTTGCACTCACTCCCGACCTGTTCAGCGCTATCTATCAGGAAGGCCAACCAGCCCAGTGA
- a CDS encoding helix-turn-helix domain-containing protein: MTKTDFRPVKLPPEKTATANRALTRVRGYLAEHPDLGQIAVKPLDDREPEPLTLPREAVELLAGLLAHLGAGRGVSIVPSTAELTTQQAADILNVSRPFLIGLLDAGEIECRLVGTHRRITASSLMEYKQADDRRRREAADELTQLGQEMGMM, translated from the coding sequence GTGACGAAGACAGACTTCAGGCCCGTGAAGCTCCCGCCCGAGAAGACCGCCACAGCGAACCGTGCCCTCACCCGTGTCCGCGGCTACCTTGCCGAACATCCCGACCTCGGACAGATTGCCGTCAAGCCGCTCGACGACAGAGAGCCTGAGCCCCTCACACTGCCCCGTGAGGCCGTCGAGCTCCTCGCCGGTCTCCTCGCTCACCTCGGGGCAGGCCGAGGCGTGTCCATCGTCCCCAGCACCGCGGAGCTCACTACCCAGCAAGCGGCAGACATCCTCAACGTTTCCCGGCCCTTCCTCATCGGCCTCCTGGACGCAGGCGAAATCGAGTGCCGTCTAGTCGGAACGCACCGCAGGATCACGGCGTCCTCGCTCATGGAGTACAAGCAAGCAGACGACCGGCGCCGTCGTGAAGCAGCAGACGAGCTCACTCAGCTCGGCCAGGAGATGGGAATGATGTAG
- a CDS encoding PIN domain-containing protein, with product MKADRPDLAPEVLDRTRRLMKAAVRDCLVKGHEPLIDILELPDKDDRHVLAAAIRAKAQVIVTFNLKDFPAEALAPWDVEAVHPDAFLEAQIDLAPEIVYGEIQRIADSWKNPPGTVADVIERLDRNRLVSSAAALRALT from the coding sequence CTGAAGGCTGACAGGCCGGACCTGGCCCCCGAAGTGCTCGACAGGACACGGCGGCTGATGAAGGCAGCGGTACGGGACTGTCTCGTGAAGGGACACGAGCCGCTCATCGACATACTGGAGCTCCCGGACAAGGACGACCGCCACGTTCTGGCTGCGGCGATCCGCGCCAAAGCCCAAGTGATTGTGACGTTCAACCTCAAAGATTTCCCCGCGGAAGCCTTGGCGCCATGGGACGTAGAAGCCGTCCACCCGGACGCATTCCTCGAAGCGCAGATAGACCTGGCGCCGGAGATCGTCTACGGAGAGATCCAACGTATCGCCGACAGTTGGAAGAACCCACCCGGCACGGTTGCCGACGTGATCGAGCGACTCGACAGGAACCGTCTTGTTTCTTCCGCAGCGGCCCTGAGGGCGCTCACCTGA
- a CDS encoding type I-E CRISPR-associated protein Cse1/CasA, with amino-acid sequence MLTLDDQLVDVSLVDLLHDADGLRTVEGGTPGEKVAIIEFLLAICYASGTYPESAAQWPAWVDQKDALRPAAQWLAQRPESEVWDLFHPVEPLGQNAMLAPYLDEHGAGPAQLVIERVGDYNQFFDHHHLEHPSPLSVAAAFRAMLTQHVYGPAGRARISGKATLGATITNLAAARLGTRIRVIALGDTLGETLRLNLAPVNGPCGELNRTWTVGTKRREFTSKPKGRAVAGPADLHSYLGRSILLRPTPDGEFVDRVLLGAGEILSLTDEHMQDAVYAARADGSRRPLWASATRAVWRQAHALYAAVAEARSQAGGNDGGTLYRRLALFPAEDVAPEPGQQPARRIDLWAVGLVAKQTTAIAWVDGTFPFAPGLEARLYLASYRGSEIAEHVAGALYKAAFAAWRVAYPNPKPADKSNQIARFDARSQHWAATQEPFDVLMEETTLGEDVRALLLEYAETVALTARRFLAECLDPLPRSAQGAKARAAALRRFDEELASPKAPAELRGEPA; translated from the coding sequence GTGCTCACTCTGGACGACCAGCTTGTCGATGTGAGCCTGGTGGACCTGCTCCACGATGCCGACGGCCTGCGGACTGTGGAAGGCGGCACGCCGGGCGAGAAGGTCGCGATCATCGAGTTCCTCCTGGCCATCTGCTACGCGTCCGGCACGTATCCGGAGTCGGCTGCGCAGTGGCCTGCGTGGGTGGATCAGAAGGATGCTCTCCGGCCGGCTGCCCAGTGGCTCGCCCAACGGCCCGAGAGCGAGGTCTGGGACCTGTTCCATCCCGTGGAGCCGCTGGGGCAGAACGCCATGCTCGCCCCGTACCTTGATGAGCACGGCGCCGGGCCGGCGCAACTGGTGATCGAACGCGTCGGTGACTACAACCAGTTCTTCGACCATCACCACCTGGAGCACCCCAGCCCGCTGTCGGTCGCAGCGGCCTTCAGGGCCATGCTCACCCAGCACGTGTACGGGCCGGCCGGGCGGGCCAGGATCTCGGGGAAGGCGACGCTGGGTGCCACCATCACCAATCTCGCTGCTGCCCGCCTGGGCACGCGCATCCGGGTCATCGCGCTCGGGGACACCCTGGGTGAGACGCTGCGCCTCAATCTCGCTCCGGTCAACGGGCCGTGTGGGGAGCTGAACCGTACGTGGACCGTCGGCACGAAGCGGCGGGAATTCACCTCGAAGCCCAAGGGTCGGGCGGTGGCGGGCCCGGCCGATCTGCACAGCTACCTCGGCCGGTCGATCCTGCTGCGTCCGACCCCGGATGGTGAGTTCGTGGACCGGGTGCTGCTCGGTGCGGGTGAGATCCTGTCTCTGACGGACGAGCACATGCAGGATGCGGTGTATGCCGCGCGGGCGGACGGCAGCCGCAGACCGCTGTGGGCTTCGGCGACCCGGGCGGTCTGGCGGCAGGCGCACGCCCTCTACGCGGCGGTGGCCGAGGCCCGTTCGCAGGCCGGCGGCAACGACGGCGGCACCTTGTACCGCAGGCTGGCGCTTTTCCCGGCCGAGGATGTGGCTCCCGAGCCCGGCCAGCAGCCCGCGCGCCGCATTGACCTGTGGGCGGTCGGGCTGGTCGCCAAGCAGACGACCGCGATCGCGTGGGTGGATGGGACGTTCCCGTTCGCCCCCGGGCTGGAGGCCCGCCTGTATCTCGCGTCCTACCGGGGGTCAGAGATCGCCGAACACGTGGCGGGCGCCTTGTACAAGGCGGCGTTCGCGGCGTGGCGCGTGGCGTATCCGAACCCGAAACCGGCCGACAAGAGCAATCAGATCGCGCGGTTCGATGCGCGCTCGCAGCACTGGGCGGCGACGCAGGAGCCGTTCGATGTGCTGATGGAGGAGACGACGCTGGGCGAGGACGTGCGGGCGCTGCTGCTGGAGTATGCGGAGACCGTCGCCCTCACCGCGCGCAGGTTCCTGGCCGAATGCCTTGATCCGCTGCCCAGGAGTGCGCAGGGCGCCAAGGCCCGGGCCGCCGCACTGAGGCGGTTCGACGAGGAGTTGGCTTCGCCGAAGGCTCCGGCCGAACTGAGAGGGGAGCCCGCATGA
- the casB gene encoding type I-E CRISPR-associated protein Cse2/CasB: protein MTTRPGAEPEASDSAVALTAWLASLVRNHDYASLAELRRPRVQLEPHFRALWFSPDEAQREVYAQVAFLFAIYHQGRSRPAYGYGSLGEAARRIGSGDRRGPEDPGAARLIDRIVSSRRIPWRHLQHAVARLRACERQPPSWARLVDDLTRWHDRKARVPYEWGVAFHIPAARAAATRSTALPAASSPEKDSLT, encoded by the coding sequence ATGACTACCAGGCCGGGCGCCGAACCGGAAGCCAGTGACAGCGCCGTCGCGCTCACGGCATGGCTCGCCAGCCTTGTCCGCAACCACGACTACGCCAGCCTCGCCGAGCTCCGGCGCCCCCGCGTCCAGCTCGAACCGCACTTCAGGGCCCTGTGGTTCAGCCCGGACGAGGCGCAGCGTGAGGTCTACGCGCAGGTAGCTTTCCTGTTCGCCATCTACCACCAGGGCCGTTCCCGGCCCGCCTACGGGTACGGCAGTCTCGGGGAGGCGGCGCGTCGGATCGGCAGCGGGGACAGGCGCGGCCCGGAGGATCCGGGCGCTGCCCGTCTGATTGACCGCATCGTCTCCAGTCGCCGCATCCCGTGGCGGCATCTGCAGCATGCCGTCGCCCGCCTTCGGGCCTGCGAGCGGCAGCCGCCCTCCTGGGCCCGTCTGGTCGACGACCTCACCCGATGGCACGACCGCAAGGCCCGGGTTCCCTACGAATGGGGCGTGGCCTTCCACATCCCCGCGGCCCGGGCTGCCGCCACGCGTTCCACTGCCCTGCCTGCCGCCTCCTCTCCCGAGAAGGACTCCCTTACGTGA
- a CDS encoding type I-E CRISPR-associated protein Cas7/Cse4/CasC has product MNSNSTSTGGQFLSLHLLETLVAVLPVRDENGAPKSIIYGGAERHMITSQARRRAERIHARDRANAGRGALAGRATGIRTREWALLTARELTAEHGWQQDEAIRTARAVIEATGLKFGEADKKTVANLTRVLLFAPADAGARIAVHIAEHAESVRAWSDEYLAAQAGAAAAKKKRGRKDKDTVPNEAEEDSAAEPKLPPVPAETRAAVLTALAPRDAIDIALYGRFLAEIADSPNVDGAVQSSHAFTVHEAEQVDDFYAAADDAKLDRKKNALDFLDAADNAGAGMTGYQSLISGTFYRHAVLDRRRLRHNMQAAGMSEQEAEEVSAAAEAEFVTAFVEAFPEAKRNSTASTGSLPALVLAFEGERPYNYAAAFQTPIDESPLDKNGEGPAGPAAVKRLLKHHAFVSRRRPDISAGHVLTYDPQINELLHTLDDTGVAAVSGIEELTA; this is encoded by the coding sequence GTGAACAGCAACTCAACTTCCACCGGTGGCCAGTTCCTCTCCCTGCATCTGCTGGAGACCCTGGTGGCCGTGCTCCCGGTGCGTGATGAGAACGGCGCACCCAAGTCCATCATCTACGGCGGCGCCGAGCGCCACATGATCACCAGTCAGGCGCGACGCCGGGCGGAGCGGATCCACGCCCGCGACCGCGCCAACGCCGGGCGTGGCGCCCTGGCCGGGCGGGCCACCGGCATCCGCACCCGCGAGTGGGCGCTGCTCACCGCACGCGAGCTCACCGCCGAGCACGGCTGGCAACAGGACGAGGCGATCCGCACCGCGCGCGCGGTGATCGAGGCCACCGGCCTCAAGTTCGGCGAGGCGGACAAGAAGACCGTCGCCAACCTGACCCGGGTGCTGCTGTTCGCACCGGCAGACGCGGGCGCCCGCATCGCGGTCCATATCGCCGAGCACGCCGAAAGTGTGCGGGCGTGGAGCGACGAGTACCTGGCGGCGCAGGCCGGCGCGGCGGCGGCCAAGAAGAAGCGGGGCCGCAAGGACAAGGACACGGTGCCAAACGAAGCGGAGGAGGACAGCGCAGCAGAGCCGAAGCTGCCCCCGGTGCCGGCCGAGACCCGCGCCGCGGTCCTCACCGCGCTCGCCCCGCGCGACGCCATCGACATCGCCCTGTACGGGCGCTTCCTCGCCGAGATCGCGGACTCGCCCAACGTCGACGGAGCGGTCCAGAGCAGCCACGCCTTCACCGTGCACGAAGCGGAGCAGGTCGACGACTTCTACGCCGCGGCCGACGATGCCAAGCTGGACCGCAAGAAGAACGCGCTGGACTTCCTCGACGCGGCCGACAACGCCGGCGCCGGGATGACCGGCTACCAGTCCCTGATCTCGGGCACGTTCTACCGCCACGCGGTACTCGACCGCCGACGGCTGCGCCACAACATGCAGGCGGCCGGAATGAGCGAGCAGGAAGCGGAGGAAGTGTCGGCGGCGGCGGAGGCGGAGTTCGTCACCGCCTTCGTCGAGGCCTTCCCCGAGGCGAAGAGGAACTCCACCGCCTCCACCGGCTCCCTGCCCGCCCTCGTCCTCGCCTTCGAAGGCGAGCGCCCCTACAACTACGCGGCCGCCTTCCAGACCCCCATCGACGAAAGCCCCCTCGACAAGAACGGCGAAGGCCCCGCCGGGCCGGCCGCGGTCAAACGGCTGCTGAAGCACCACGCCTTCGTCAGCCGGCGTCGGCCCGACATCAGCGCCGGACACGTGCTGACCTACGACCCGCAGATCAACGAACTCCTGCACACCCTGGACGACACCGGCGTTGCGGCCGTGTCCGGCATCGAGGAGCTCACGGCGTGA
- the cas5e gene encoding type I-E CRISPR-associated protein Cas5/CasD, with the protein MSGHVLLVRLAAPLQAWGVASRFSHRDTHPRPTKSAVIGLCAAALGRNRTEPVDDLAALTFGVRADHPGTPVRDYHTVGAGHFPLRPRDLITDHRRAAALAKSMESAEGAEFGHHELARWYGAPKKITQDPVSGTLVSAELARSAMITERWYLSDAAFVAALHHPDRALLEDVAYALEHPKRLLWLGRKSCPPSGTLAAEILPGTITEAFTAKRLLPDLPANDSAGRRTSAWIQVPSGTRGALQINDQPVSFAPGRRTHATRWETRTRITIAPTATEWDIIP; encoded by the coding sequence GTGAGCGGGCACGTCCTGCTCGTCCGCCTGGCCGCCCCCCTACAGGCCTGGGGGGTGGCCTCCCGGTTCTCCCACCGTGACACCCATCCCCGCCCCACCAAGTCCGCCGTCATCGGTCTGTGCGCCGCGGCCCTCGGCCGAAATCGCACCGAGCCGGTGGACGACCTCGCCGCCCTCACCTTCGGAGTCCGCGCCGACCACCCGGGCACCCCGGTACGCGACTACCACACCGTCGGCGCCGGCCACTTTCCGCTGCGGCCCCGCGACCTCATCACCGATCACCGACGGGCCGCCGCCCTCGCCAAAAGCATGGAAAGTGCCGAGGGAGCAGAGTTCGGCCACCACGAACTCGCCCGCTGGTACGGGGCCCCGAAGAAGATCACCCAGGATCCCGTCTCCGGCACCCTCGTCTCCGCCGAGCTGGCCCGCTCCGCGATGATCACCGAACGCTGGTATCTGTCGGACGCCGCGTTCGTCGCCGCCCTGCACCACCCCGACAGGGCACTGCTGGAGGACGTCGCTTACGCCCTGGAACACCCGAAAAGGCTGCTGTGGCTCGGCCGCAAATCCTGCCCGCCCTCCGGCACCCTGGCCGCGGAGATCCTGCCCGGCACCATCACCGAAGCGTTCACCGCCAAACGCCTCCTGCCCGACCTGCCGGCCAACGACAGCGCAGGCCGTCGCACCTCGGCGTGGATCCAGGTCCCCTCCGGCACCCGCGGCGCCCTGCAGATCAACGACCAGCCCGTCAGCTTCGCCCCCGGCCGCCGCACACACGCCACCCGCTGGGAGACCCGCACCCGCATCACCATCGCACCGACCGCCACCGAATGGGACATCATCCCGTGA